A window of the Butyricimonas virosa genome harbors these coding sequences:
- a CDS encoding RluA family pseudouridine synthase: MKNLEILYEDNHIIAINKKVSDIVQADQTGDEPLSERVKAYIKEKYNKPGDVYLGIPHRVDRPVSGVVLFAKTSKALVRLNKMFQEHDQEITKIYWAIVGNLPEEDHAKLTHYMVRDAEKNKSYAYNKPKSGAKEAILEYKLLGCGQRYYLLEVKLCTGRHHQIRCQLAKIGCPIKGDLKYGFPRSNEGGGISLHARSITFTHPVKQEKITIVAPPPLNDTLWKFFYENLES, translated from the coding sequence ATGAAGAATCTGGAAATATTATACGAGGATAACCACATTATCGCTATCAACAAAAAGGTTTCCGATATTGTGCAGGCAGACCAGACAGGTGACGAACCTCTCAGCGAGCGTGTTAAGGCATACATCAAAGAGAAATATAACAAACCGGGAGATGTTTACCTCGGGATTCCTCACCGGGTGGATCGCCCCGTAAGTGGAGTTGTATTGTTCGCCAAAACCAGTAAGGCACTGGTAAGACTGAACAAAATGTTCCAGGAACATGATCAGGAAATCACCAAAATATACTGGGCGATCGTGGGTAATCTTCCCGAAGAAGATCATGCCAAATTAACCCACTACATGGTGCGGGATGCAGAAAAGAATAAATCCTATGCTTACAATAAACCCAAAAGTGGAGCGAAAGAGGCCATCCTGGAATATAAATTATTGGGATGCGGACAACGTTACTATTTGTTAGAAGTGAAACTTTGCACGGGACGCCATCACCAGATTCGTTGCCAGTTGGCAAAGATCGGATGTCCTATCAAAGGGGACTTGAAATACGGTTTTCCCCGCTCCAATGAAGGTGGTGGAATCAGCCTCCACGCCCGGTCTATCACGTTCACCCACCCGGTGAAACAGGAAAAGATCACGATTGTCGCTCCCCCACCCTTGAATGACACGCTTTGGAAGTTTTTCTACGAGAATTTAGAATCATAA
- the panB gene encoding 3-methyl-2-oxobutanoate hydroxymethyltransferase → MSVQKKVKRVTTHVLSEMKLKGEKISMLTAYDFSMAQIIDNAGIDVILVGDSASNVMAGNETTLPITLDQMIYHGASVVRGVDRALVVVDLPFGSYQGNSKEALCSAIRIMKETSADAVKLEGGREVVESITRILSAGIPVMGHLGLTPQSIHKFGTYVVRAQEDAEAKKLIEDAHLLEEAGCFAIVLEKIPAKLATQVAKELTIPIIGIGAGGGVDGQVLVIHDMLGINQEFSPRFLRRYHNLYAEMTGAVGNYINDVKSGNFPNEREQY, encoded by the coding sequence ATGTCTGTTCAAAAGAAAGTAAAGAGAGTAACCACCCACGTGTTATCAGAAATGAAACTCAAGGGGGAAAAGATAAGTATGTTAACGGCCTACGATTTCTCGATGGCTCAAATTATTGACAATGCTGGTATTGATGTAATTCTGGTTGGAGATTCCGCCTCTAACGTGATGGCCGGAAACGAAACGACCCTGCCGATCACGCTGGATCAAATGATCTATCACGGGGCATCCGTGGTGAGAGGTGTAGATCGTGCGCTGGTTGTCGTGGACCTACCTTTCGGTAGCTACCAAGGAAACAGTAAAGAAGCGCTTTGCTCAGCTATCCGTATCATGAAGGAGACTAGTGCCGACGCCGTGAAACTGGAAGGCGGGCGAGAAGTCGTTGAATCCATAACACGTATCCTGTCAGCCGGAATCCCGGTTATGGGACACCTCGGACTAACCCCGCAAAGCATCCATAAATTTGGTACTTATGTGGTGCGTGCCCAAGAGGACGCAGAGGCTAAAAAGCTGATCGAAGATGCCCATCTTTTGGAAGAGGCCGGATGTTTCGCTATCGTGCTGGAAAAGATCCCGGCAAAACTGGCTACGCAAGTTGCCAAAGAATTGACTATCCCGATCATCGGGATCGGTGCCGGGGGCGGCGTTGACGGGCAGGTTCTCGTGATCCACGATATGCTGGGTATCAACCAGGAATTTTCTCCCCGTTTCTTACGTCGTTACCACAATTTGTACGCGGAGATGACGGGAGCCGTGGGCAATTACATCAACGATGTGAAAAGCGGTAATTTCCCGAACGAGAGAGAACAATATTAA
- a CDS encoding phosphatidylserine decarboxylase family protein, with translation MKIHKAGYTLLFKAFVLFAFINVLVYAFIPNIIVFRAVLIVSGILYLLMVNFFRFPNRHIVVKDNTILAPADGKIVVVEETFEPEYLKKQCIQVSIFMNIFNVHINWFPINGIIKFFKYHQGRYMAAYLPKSSTENERTTIAIEATNGQEIVMRQIAGAMAKRIVSYAPVGGKARQNEHAGFIKFGSRVDLYLPLGTKIDVKLGQKVTGSQTLIGTFQEPESK, from the coding sequence ATGAAGATACATAAAGCAGGTTATACCTTATTGTTCAAAGCATTCGTGCTCTTTGCTTTCATCAATGTACTCGTGTATGCCTTCATCCCTAATATCATTGTTTTCCGGGCGGTACTGATCGTCAGCGGAATTTTGTACCTCTTGATGGTAAACTTTTTCCGGTTCCCCAACAGGCACATTGTCGTGAAGGATAACACGATCCTCGCCCCTGCCGACGGGAAAATCGTGGTCGTGGAAGAAACTTTCGAACCCGAATACCTGAAAAAACAATGTATTCAGGTTTCCATTTTCATGAACATCTTCAATGTTCATATTAACTGGTTTCCTATCAACGGAATAATCAAATTTTTCAAATATCACCAGGGAAGATACATGGCGGCCTACCTGCCCAAGTCTTCCACGGAAAACGAAAGAACAACCATTGCTATCGAGGCAACCAACGGACAAGAAATCGTGATGCGACAGATTGCCGGAGCCATGGCAAAACGTATTGTTTCATACGCTCCGGTCGGGGGTAAAGCCCGCCAGAACGAACATGCCGGATTCATCAAATTCGGTTCCCGGGTAGATTTGTACCTACCATTAGGAACTAAAATTGACGTGAAACTCGGCCAAAAAGTAACAGGGTCGCAAACCCTTATCGGAACATTTCAAGAACCCGAATCCAAGTAA
- a CDS encoding phosphatidate cytidylyltransferase, translating to MIVSNFLKRAISGLLFVVVLTGCIFIHPICFYILFFIINILGLMEFSRMAKHMNIHVNLFFCILCGSVLFTVGFLHNYINYKDGYLYFFLLTFIMSICELYRKRGNGFQNIAFSYYALLYISLPFTLLIYLPYMTSGKWMPEIIFFPFLLVWVNDTFAYLSGSLLGKHKLFPRISPKKSWEGAIGGGLMTIIIGLCVSPYIEGYTIRDTAIISCIVVVFGIYGDLLESLFKRSIEIKDSGNILPGHGGILDRFDAIIFTIPAIFVYMEFMY from the coding sequence ATGATCGTGAGTAATTTTTTAAAACGAGCAATCAGCGGTCTGCTGTTTGTCGTAGTACTAACAGGGTGTATTTTCATACACCCCATTTGTTTTTATATCCTGTTCTTTATCATCAACATTCTTGGCCTGATGGAATTCAGCCGGATGGCGAAACACATGAACATCCACGTGAACCTATTCTTCTGCATCCTTTGCGGTAGCGTCCTGTTCACCGTAGGATTTTTACATAATTACATCAATTACAAGGACGGCTATCTCTATTTCTTCCTGTTGACCTTCATCATGTCTATCTGTGAACTCTACCGGAAAAGGGGAAACGGGTTCCAAAACATAGCCTTCTCCTACTACGCTTTGCTATACATCAGTTTACCTTTCACGTTGCTAATATACCTACCCTACATGACCTCAGGGAAATGGATGCCGGAAATCATCTTTTTCCCGTTCTTACTCGTGTGGGTTAACGATACCTTCGCTTACCTTTCCGGTTCATTACTCGGGAAACATAAACTTTTCCCCAGAATATCTCCCAAGAAATCGTGGGAAGGAGCCATCGGCGGGGGACTGATGACCATTATCATCGGTTTGTGTGTATCTCCCTATATCGAGGGTTACACGATCCGGGATACAGCCATTATTTCGTGTATCGTGGTTGTTTTCGGAATATATGGGGATTTACTGGAATCCCTGTTTAAACGTAGTATCGAAATAAAGGATTCCGGCAATATACTACCGGGACACGGGGGTATTTTAGACAGATTCGATGCAATCATATTCACAATTCCCGCTATTTTTGTTTATATGGAATTCATGTATTAA
- a CDS encoding DUF2007 domain-containing protein has protein sequence MENWVSVFTTTRELEAGIVKDLLDEAGIPAVILNQKDSSYQTFGDISVMVSRDDQEEAKKVIKDYYDRE, from the coding sequence ATGGAAAATTGGGTATCTGTTTTCACAACAACAAGAGAACTCGAAGCAGGGATCGTAAAAGATCTACTGGACGAGGCGGGAATCCCGGCCGTGATTTTGAATCAAAAAGACTCTTCTTACCAAACCTTTGGCGACATCAGCGTGATGGTCAGCCGGGATGATCAGGAAGAAGCCAAGAAAGTTATTAAAGACTATTATGATCGTGAGTAA